In the Clostridium gelidum genome, CAGATATAGAAAAACACAATGGGGACTTTAAAAAGATAGTAGCGGGAGTAAATGAATTAATTGGAGAAATGGTAAAACCAATTCAAGAAGTTACTGCTGTTATGAGTGAAATATCTAAAGGAAATTTAGAAGTTCCAGTAAGTGAAGGTTACAAAGGTGAATTTGGAGTATTAGCAAATGCTGTTAATGCTACAGAAAAAGGTTTGAAAGATGTTGTTGAAGAGATTTCTGAGGTTATAGGAGAAATTTCACAAGGTAACCTTGCAATTGAAAACGTCAAAGATTTTCATGGCAATTTCAAAAGTATATCTGTTTCATTAAATACAATAATAGATTCTTTAAATTCAGTTCTTAGTGAAATAGATACTGCGTCAGATCAAGTTTATACAGGATCGAGTCAGGTTTCGGATGGTAGCCAAGCACTATCTCAAGGCGCTACAGAGCAAGCAAGTGCCATAGAACAATTGACATCTTCTATAACAGAAGTAGCAGCACAAACTAAGGAAAATGCTATTAATGCAAACCAAGCTAAGGATCTTGCGCTTAATGTAAAGGAAAAGGCTGAAGAAGGTAATAGACATATGAGTGAAATGCTCAAATCTATGGGCGAAATAAATGAGTCTTCTGCAAATATTTCAAAAATAATAAAGGTAATAGATGAAATAGCTTTCCAAACTAATATACTTGCACTTAACGCAGCAGTGGAAGCAGCAAGAGCAGGTCAGCATGGTAAAGGATTTGCAGTAGTTGCTGAAGAAGTAAGAAACTTAGCAGCAAGAAGTGCAAATGCAGCTAAAGAAACTACAGCTCTTATTGAAGGTTCTATAAAGAAATCTGAAAAAGGTACTGAAATTGCAAATAATACAGCAAAAGCTTTATATGAAATAGTAGAAGGTGTATCAAAAGCGGCCACACTTGTAGCAGAAATAGCAGCATCTTCAAATGAACAAGCTACTGGTATCTCACAAATAAACCTAGGAATTGAACAGGTATCACAAGTTGTTCAAACAAATTCAGCAACTGCAGAAGAAAGTGCAGCAGCAAGTGAGGAACTTTCAAGCCAATCAGAGCTACTTAAAGAGATGGTTTCTAGTTTTAAACTTAAAAATGGTAATGGGAACAATTCATTGAATAATGGTACTAAAAATTATAAAAATAAACCATCGCGTAGTAGACAAAATAATGTTGCTTTTAAAGAAGCAGCAGTTACATCAAGTAAACCTAAAATAGCATTAAGCGATAACGAGTTCGGCAAATATTAAATTATTAAGAATTAATAGTGGAAAGTTAAAAGTTAAAAGAAAAATTATGTTTTAACTTTCCTCTTTTTATGATTAGTATTGGTGAAACATACAAAAGTATGTATAAAATAGGATGAATTTTATGAAAAGTAGGGAGGCGTATAATATATGAGTTGGTTTAATGAGTTGAAAATAAAAAATAAAATTAGTATGGTTTTTATAGTTATAATTGCAATGGAGAGTATCTTGTTTACTGTAGCTTATAAAGGTATGGGAAACATAACGTCTATAAAAGAATTACAAAATAATATGATTATATTTTTATTGTTTTTCATTATTATTACAATAGCGTTAGGCTTACTACTAATAAATTTAATTTGTAAACCTATGAAAAAACTTAATAGTATTGCTAAGAGCATTCAAAATGGTAATTTCAATGAATACATAGATGTAGAGGCCAATGATGAAATTGGCGAATTAGCTAATTCATTTAAAATAATATTAAAAAATATAAACAATTTAGTTGATGATTCTAATTTGATATTAAAATCTGTTAAAAAAGGAGATTTTGATATAAACTTGGATAAGTCAAAATATAATGGTGCATGGAAAGAGATATCTGAAAATAATTTAACAACTACAAATATATTTATAAAAAATATAAAAACAACTTCAGATTATATAAGTAAGATAAGTAACGGAGAAATCTCTAATAAGTATAACCAAGAAGAAGTTGGAGAATTTAATATTGCTAAAAATAATATTAATCAGCTCATTGATAATTTGAATGCCTTTATAGGTGATATACACTGGTTTAAGGAAACTATTAAAAAAGGGAATACAAGAGATAAAATAGATATTTCAAAATTCCAAGGCATTTATAAGGACATAGTTGAAAGTATAAATGATACAACATGGGTATCCATGGATGTGTTTATAAAATTGTTTGAAGTACTTAAAGCATACTCAAAAGGAGATTTTTCAGTTGAACTTGAAAAATTCCCAGGTAGATATGGATTAGTAAATGAACATGTGGAAGATTTAAGACAAAATCTATTAAATATATCTAAAGAACAAATTAATATAGCTAATGAAATTAAACAAGGAGATTTGTCTAAAAGAGTAGATGCATCTAAATTTAGTGGTTCATGGGCTGAAATGATTGGTGGAATTAATGGAATAATAGATGCATTTGTTGATCCTATAACTATAACAGCTGATTACGTAAAGAGAATAGGTAATGGTGAGGTACCAGATAAGATTGAAAAAATATATCATGGTGAATTCAACCAAATAAAGAACAATTTAAATTTATTAGTAGATACTTTAAATATGTTTGTAAAAGATGTAAATTGGATGAATGAAACCTTTAAATTAGGTAATACAAGAGATAAAATAGATGTTTCAAAGTTCAATGGGGTATATAAACAAATGGCACAAAGTGTAAATGATGGAATGTGGATATCTGTAGAAGCATTAATCAAAATATTTGCCGTATTAAAATCCTATTCAGAAGGCGATTTTTCAGTTGAACTTGAAAAGTTACCTGGAAGATATGGTATCGCAAATGAAAGTTTAAATAATCTAAAAATTAACATCCTTAAAGTTGTAGCAGAAGAGATACGAGTTCTTGAAGCAGCAGCAGATGGTAATTTACAAATTAGGGGTGAAAGTGAAGAATTTACTGGAAGCTTTAAAGAACTTATAAATATAATAAATAAAGCTATAGATGCTTTTGGTAAACCTATAAGGGAAATAGATAACGCTTTAAATGAAATGGCAAAGGGAAACTTGGATATAGATGTTGAAAATTCTTATAGCGGTGACTATGCAAGTATAATAAATGCATTAAATTCGTCAATACAAACAATTAATGAAGTGTTTACTGATATAAATATATCTGCAAATGATGTGGCAGTAGGATCAAGTCAAGTTTCAGATGGTAGCCAAGCACTATCTCAAGGAGCTACAGAACAAGCAAGTGCCATAGAACAATTGACATCTTCTATAACAGAAGTAGCAGCACAGACTAAGGAAAATGCTATTAATGCAAATCAAGCTAAGGATCTTGCTCTTAAGGTAAAGGAAAATGCAGAGGAAGGCAATAGACATATGAGTGAAATGCTTAAATCTATGAGTGAAATAAATGAATCTTCTGCCAATATTTCAAAAATAATAAAAGTAATAGATGAAATAGCTTTCCAAACTAATATTCTTGCACTTAATGCAGCAGTGGAAGCAGCTAGAGCAGGTCAACATGGTAAAGGCTTTGCAGTAGTTGCAGAAGAAGTAAGAAACTTAGCAGCAAGAAGTGCAAATGCAGCTAAAGAAACTACAGCACTTATTGAAGGTTCTATAAAGAAATCTGAAAAAGGTACTGAAATTGCAAATGAAACAGCAAAAGCTTTATATGAAATAGTAGGTGGAGTGTCAAAAGCAGCAACTCTTGTAGCAGAAATAGCAGCATCTTCGAATGAACAAGCTACTGGTATTTCACAAATAAACCTTGGAATTGAACAAGTATCACAAGTTGTTCAAACAAATTCAGCAACAGCAGAAGAAAGCGCAGCAGCTAGTGAGGAACTTTCAAGTCAATCAGAATTACTTAAAGAGAGAGTGTCTAGTTTTAAACTTAAAAATAGTAATGAGAATTTTGGTAGTTCATTAAATAATGGCTCTAAAAATTATAAAAATAAACAATATTACAGTAGAGAAAATAATGTTGCTTTTAAAGAAGTAGCAGTTACATCCAATAAACCTAAAATAGCATTAAGCGATAAAGAGTTTGGTAAATATTAAATTATTGATATTAAAAATTGGAGAGTTGAAAATTTAAAGAATTTTTTGTTTTAACTTTCCGCTTTTTTTATAAATAATTTTAGAAAAGTCGGTGAATTTATGATTAATATAAAAGAAAATGAATTTATAGAACTTACTAAGTTTTTAAAGAATAATTATGGAATAAATTTAACCCATAAAAAAAATCTTATTGAAGGAAGATTGAATAACGTTCTTATTGAAAAAGGGTGTAATAGTTTTAGAGAATACCTCGATTATGTTTACGCAGATATTACAAAAAATGAATTGACAACACTAATTAATAAACTGACTACAAATCATACTTTCTTTATGAGAGAACAAGAACATTTTCAATTCTTTAAGAATCAGGTATTACCATCTTTGGCTACTACAGTTAAAAATAGAGATTTAAGAATATGGAGTGCAGGCTGTTCGTCAGGTGAAGAACCATATACTCTTGCAATGATAATGGAAGATTATTTTGCACAAGAAAAAAGTTTATGGGATAAGAAAATTTTAGCAACAGACATATCTGTTAATGTTCTCAAAACAGCAGATAAAGGTATATATAGTGTGGAAGGTTTAGAAAAAATGTCGGAAAGTTGGAAATTAAATTATTTTAATAAAATAGATAATGATACGTATAGAATAGATTCAAAATTAAAAAACGAAGTTATTTTTAGGGTATTTAATCTAATGGATGAATTTCCTTTTAAAAGAAAGTTCCATGTTATATTTTGTAGAAATGTTATGATTTATTTTGATCAAGAAACAAAGGATAGGCTTATAAGAAAATTTTATGACATGACTGAGGTAGGAGGATATCTGTTTATTGGGCTTTCAGAAGCTCTTAATAAAACAGAAAATCCATATAAATATATAATGCCTTCAGTTTACAGGAAAGGATAGGTTATTATGTATGCACGTAAAAGGGTAAAAGTGCTTGTGGTAGATGATTCTTTATTATTTAGAGAGGCAGTAGCAAGAGGACTAAGTAATGATAGAGGGATTGAGGTTGTAGGTACAGCTTCAAACCCATTTGAAGCACGGGATCTAATTATAGAACTGGAGCCTGACGTGCTCACTCTTGATATTGAAATGCCAAGAATGAATGGAATAGAATTCTTGGAAAAATTAATGCCTCAGTATCCTATGCCAGTTGTGGTAGTAAGTGCTTTAAGTGATAAAGTATTTGAAGCATTAAATGCAGGTGCAGTTGATTTTGTAACAAAACCAACTGGAGTAAATGGACTTGATGGATTTATCAATGAATTGATTGTAAAAGTAAAAATATCTTCAGTAGCAAAGGTTAGTCATCATAAAAATGATTATAGAAATAATGTATTAAATACTAATACCAATATAATTAAAAAGGATGTAATTATTGCAATTGGAGCTTCAACAGGTGGCACAGAAGCAATTGCTGATATAATTAGTGCTCTCCCAATAGAAATGCCAGGAATTGTAATTGTGCAGCATATGCCACCAGTATTTACTAAGATGTATGCAGAAAGGTTAAATGCTTCTTGTAAAATGGAAGTAAAGGAAGCAGAAACTGGAGATGAAATTATTTCTGGTAGAGTTTTAATTGCACCTGGTGATAAACATTTAAAAATAAATAAAAAAGGAAATTCATATATAGTGGAATGTTTTAATGGTGATAAAGTTAATGGTCATAAACCTTCTGTAGATGTTTTATTTAATTCTGTGGCAGAAAAGGTAGGTAGATCGGCTATTGGAATAATATTGACTGGCATGGGTTATGATGGAGCTAAAGGTCTTTTAAATATGAAACAAAAAGGTGCTATAACAATAGGACAAGATGAAAAATCGTGTGTAGTTTATGGGATGCCAAAAGTAGCTTATGATATTGGTGCAGTATTAAAACAAGTTTCTTTGAAAAATATACCTCAGGCAATTTATTCTATTATTAATAAAAGGTGAACCTACAAACTACAATATTTTTTTAAGTGGTAGGGGGATTGGGTAAAGTGCAGAGTAAAAAAACTGATTTAGAAATGGTTATGGACTATATGCCTGCAGTAATTATTATTACAGATGAAAATTTAATGATAAGATATCATAATACACCTCCCAATAATATTTTTGATAGAAATTTTAATGAAAATATGGATATGGGACCAGGGGACTATATAAATTGCGTTAATAGTTTTCTTTCACCTAGAGGATGCGGGAATAGTACTGCGTGTAATGACTGCAAAATAAGAAAAACAATTAAGGATACTATAAGGACTTTGATTCCAAGTGAGTATATTGAAATTCAACATACTATATTAGAGAATAATATATCTAAAAAGGTATGGTTTAAAATTAAAACAATTCCAATTGTAAAAGCTGGAAATAATCAAATTTTAGTGGTTATTACGGATATTACAGAATATAAGAAAATGGAAAATGAAAGTATAACTTTAAATAACTTTTATCATTCGCTTATAAAATATTTTCCGGAGATGTTATGGAAAATAGATGTAGATAAAAAATATGTTTATTTTAATGAAAATTGGGAGCAATTAACAGGACAAACTGCAGAAAAGTTAATGGAAGAAAATTGCATAATAGGTATGCACCCTGATGATGTTGAAAATCATTGCAAAAAATTGGCGGAAGTCTATGAGGATAATAACGCATTTGAAATTGAATACAGATTAAAAACACGATCGGGGAAATATAGCAATATTTTAAGTCGAGGTAATCCTATTTATAGTAAAAATGGTCAGTTTTCAGGATTTGTAGGAATAGATATTGATATTACAAAAAGTAAAAAGACAAATAAAGAGCTTATTAGACTTAAGAACGTATCAGAAGAAGCCAACAAAGCTAAAAGTGAGTTTCTAGCAAATATGAGCCATGAAATAAGAACTCCACTTAATGGAATAATAGGTATGACTGATTTAACATTGTCAACTGATCTTACAGAAGAACAAAGAGAAAATTTAGACGTTGTAAAAAACTGTGCTCATACTTTGCTTTCTTTAATAAATAATGTTTTAGATTTGTCAAAAATTGAAGCAGAAAAAGTTATTATTGAAGAGATAGACTTTGATATAAAGATTCTTATTCAAAGGGTTATATATACTAATTTAGTTAAGGCTAATGAAAATTATGTTCAATTACATTATAGTATTGATGAAGAAGTTCCTCAAATATTAATTGGAGATGCATATCGACTTGAGCAAATTTTAAATAATTTAATATCAAATGCTGTTAAATTTACAGATGGCGGAATTGTAATATTGAAGGTAAATAAAATAAGTAATATTAATGAAATTTTAGAAATTCAATTTATAGTTGAAGATACTGGCATTGGCATTAGTAAAGATGAAATGAAGCTTTTATTCAAAAGTTTTACTCAAGTTGATGGATCAATAACAAGGAAATATGGAGGCACGGGACTTGGACTTACAATTTCTAAAAATCTTGTGGAATTAATGGGTGGACGTATTGAAGTTGACAGTAAAAAAGGTAGTGGTAGTAAATTTTATTTTACTATTAAGTTAGAAGAAGCAAAAGGTATTATATTGAAATCAAAATTGAAAGTGAGTAGTACTAAAGATTTAAAAAATGACAGTATATTGCTAGTAGAAGATAATAATATAAATAAAATAGTAATTAAGAAAATGTTACAAGAAATAGGTTATAGTAGCATAAAAACTGCATCAAACGGCTTTGAAGCATTAAAGTTAATAGATGGTTATAATTTTGATATTATTTTAATGGATATTGAAATGCCAGAATTAGATGGAATTGAAACAACTCAAATTATTAGAGAAAATGAAAAAAAATCAGGTAAGCATATTCCTATTATAGCTGTCACTGCATATGCTTTAAAAGGTGATAGAGAAAAATTTCTATCTAAGGGTATGGATGAGTATATATCAAAACCAATAGATATAAATGAGCTTAGTGAAACGTTAGATAGAACTCAAAATAATAGTTGTAATAATAATACAAATATTATTAGCTCTTATTTAAAAAGTAATATAGATGATAGTGAAAATGATATTGTAGAGTTGTCTAAAGAAATTAAGAAGAATTTATTAGATTTGGTAGGAGAGCTAAATTCATACTTCAAAGTAGGAAAAGAAAGATCTAAGAATTATGATGAAATTGAAAGAATAGCTCACTATATAAAAATAAAATCAGAGGGAAATGATTTAAAGAATATAAAAACTTTAGCTTTTAAAATTGAACTTGCATCAAGAAAAAAGGATGATATTAATATACAAACTAATTTATATAAAATTTATAGTATATTAAAATGTGATATTTAGTCATATTATTAGAACAATAAGGAGGATTTAATTATGAAAATATTAATTGTGGAAGATGATTTGTCAAGTAGAAAATTTTTGTATAAATTTATGTCTAATTATGGTGATTGTGATATTACTGTAGATGGTATGGAAGGATTGGATGCTTATTTAATGGCATTAGATGAAGGGGAACATTATGATTTAATATGCTTAGATATTATGATGCCTAAGGTAGATGGAGTAAAAGTTTTGAAAACTATTCGAGAAATGGAAAAGCAGAGGGGTATTGAAGGCGAGAGAAAGGTAAAGATAATAATGACTACAGCATTAAATGATGTAGATTTAGTTAAAAATTCTTTTGATAGTGGTTGTGAGGTATATGCTAATAAACCTATTGATATAAAAAAACTAGAGAATGTAATGGAGAAACTAAATTTTAAAAAGAAGATATAATAAGTTGTGTGAACAAATATCTTAAACTTAAAATATTTGTTCGATAAAAAAATACATATATTTCTTATTTAACTGAATAGAATTCCGATATAGTATTTATAATTTATGCCTGATAAAGTAATAAAATCCACTGATGCTTTGATCTGTGGATTTTATTTGTGAAGTATGGTGAAAATTGACGATTGATTTGTTGTATAATACTTGGCAAGACATAATATTACAAGTATTGACATTTTACTATAAATAAGTATAATTGTAAGTAAAGAGCTAGTTGTATAATTTATGTAATTTTATAAAAATTTTTACTTAAATAAAACTATATTTAAATTTAAGGAAATGAATACAACTATAAGTAAATGATTACAAATACGGAGAGAATTTTATAGGAAATATAGAGTTGATCCTTAAAGAAAAAGTACTAAGAATAATCAATTTAATGAATAAAATAGAAAAATTAAAAACAAAGGATAAAAAGGAGTGATTATAAAATGGCATTCACTTATTTTTTTAGAGATCTTCAGACGCTAGAGGTAATAAGAGATTATGCGCTACCATATTTAAGTTCTAAACAATATATAAATATATGGGATGCAGGATGTGCTATGGGGCAGGAACCGTATTCTCTTTCGATGATTTTATGCGAGAACTTAGGATATATGTATTTTAGAAATGTTGAAATACTGGCTACAGATATAGATGAAAGCAATTTATTTGAAAATATAATATCAGAAGGTTCTTATCCAGAAGAACAAATACAACGTATTCCTAAAGATATATTTAATGCGTATTTTAAACCTGATGATAAAGATGGATATTTTAAATTAAATGAAGAAATAAGAAAATCAGTAACTTTCCAAAAGCATGATTTACTTTCATTAAGTCCACCTAAGAAAGATTTTGGGCTTATAATATGTAAAAATGTACTTTTACATTTTAACGAAGAACAAAGGATAAAGGTTATAAAAATGTATTATGATTCACTTATAGAGGGTGGATATCTAGCTATGGAGCAGACACAGAAACTTCCAAAGGAAGTACAACATTTGTTTGAACCTGTTGTATCTAATGCTCAAGTATTTAAGAAAAGATGACAAGAATAGGTATCATATATAAATATATTTATATTTAAAATACAATATAAGGAAAAATTTTACAAAAAACTATTGGGGGTATGAAAAATGGGTTGGTTTAATAATTTAGGTATTAGTAAAAAATTATTGTCGAGTTTTATCTTAATAGCATTAATAGCTGGAGCAATGGGTGCTTATGGAATTTTAAATTTAAAATCCATTAAAAACTCAGATACTGAATTGTATGAGAATATGACTGTTCCGGTTTCTCAAATGGGTGAAATATCATCTGAATTTCAAAGGCTTAGAGTAAACTTAAGGGATATGATAATTGCTCAATCACCAGAAGATATTCAAGCTAATATGGATAAAATAGAAGAAAGAAGAGCTAACATAGATAAAGTGTCTAATTCTTTTGAAAAAACTATTATTTCTGTAGAAATGAAAAAAGAGTTTGAAGCTTTTAAAGTAGCTAGAGTTGACTTCAAATCAAAACTTGATAAAGCAATATTGCTTGCAAAAGAAAATAAAGATCAAGAAGCAGTTGCTATGATTAGTGAAAATGGTGAAGCTGGAAAATCCTCAAGAGTAGAGCAGGATTCAATAGCAAAAATAATTTCTATGAAGATTGATGATGCACAAGCAAAATCAGATTTAAATACAAAAAATGCTAACATAACAATAACAATTATGCTTGGAATAATTATTTTTGTTGTGGTTATGTCAATATTAATTGGATTATATATTTCAAACTTAATTACTAAGCCGTTAAAACGGGCAGTATATATTATTCAAGAAATGAGCAAAGGTCATCTTGGAGAGAGGTTAAAGATTAATACTAAAGATGAAATTGGACAAATGTCTGTGGCTATGGATATATTTGCAGATGATTTACAAACTTCTATAATTGGGAATATGAAGAAAATCTCCAATGGCGATGTGAGTATGAACATACAGTTAAAAGATGAAAAAGATGAAATATCACCTGCTTTGAATAAAATGGTAGAAAATATAAGAGAATTAGTAAAAGATACAAATATGTTATCAAAAGCAGCAGTAGAAGGAAAACTTGATACAAGAGCAGATGCGACAAAACATAGTGGGGATTTCAGAAATAT is a window encoding:
- a CDS encoding CheR family methyltransferase → MINIKENEFIELTKFLKNNYGINLTHKKNLIEGRLNNVLIEKGCNSFREYLDYVYADITKNELTTLINKLTTNHTFFMREQEHFQFFKNQVLPSLATTVKNRDLRIWSAGCSSGEEPYTLAMIMEDYFAQEKSLWDKKILATDISVNVLKTADKGIYSVEGLEKMSESWKLNYFNKIDNDTYRIDSKLKNEVIFRVFNLMDEFPFKRKFHVIFCRNVMIYFDQETKDRLIRKFYDMTEVGGYLFIGLSEALNKTENPYKYIMPSVYRKG
- a CDS encoding PAS domain-containing hybrid sensor histidine kinase/response regulator, producing the protein MQSKKTDLEMVMDYMPAVIIITDENLMIRYHNTPPNNIFDRNFNENMDMGPGDYINCVNSFLSPRGCGNSTACNDCKIRKTIKDTIRTLIPSEYIEIQHTILENNISKKVWFKIKTIPIVKAGNNQILVVITDITEYKKMENESITLNNFYHSLIKYFPEMLWKIDVDKKYVYFNENWEQLTGQTAEKLMEENCIIGMHPDDVENHCKKLAEVYEDNNAFEIEYRLKTRSGKYSNILSRGNPIYSKNGQFSGFVGIDIDITKSKKTNKELIRLKNVSEEANKAKSEFLANMSHEIRTPLNGIIGMTDLTLSTDLTEEQRENLDVVKNCAHTLLSLINNVLDLSKIEAEKVIIEEIDFDIKILIQRVIYTNLVKANENYVQLHYSIDEEVPQILIGDAYRLEQILNNLISNAVKFTDGGIVILKVNKISNINEILEIQFIVEDTGIGISKDEMKLLFKSFTQVDGSITRKYGGTGLGLTISKNLVELMGGRIEVDSKKGSGSKFYFTIKLEEAKGIILKSKLKVSSTKDLKNDSILLVEDNNINKIVIKKMLQEIGYSSIKTASNGFEALKLIDGYNFDIILMDIEMPELDGIETTQIIRENEKKSGKHIPIIAVTAYALKGDREKFLSKGMDEYISKPIDINELSETLDRTQNNSCNNNTNIISSYLKSNIDDSENDIVELSKEIKKNLLDLVGELNSYFKVGKERSKNYDEIERIAHYIKIKSEGNDLKNIKTLAFKIELASRKKDDINIQTNLYKIYSILKCDI
- a CDS encoding response regulator, giving the protein MKILIVEDDLSSRKFLYKFMSNYGDCDITVDGMEGLDAYLMALDEGEHYDLICLDIMMPKVDGVKVLKTIREMEKQRGIEGERKVKIIMTTALNDVDLVKNSFDSGCEVYANKPIDIKKLENVMEKLNFKKKI
- a CDS encoding protein-glutamate methylesterase/protein-glutamine glutaminase; its protein translation is MYARKRVKVLVVDDSLLFREAVARGLSNDRGIEVVGTASNPFEARDLIIELEPDVLTLDIEMPRMNGIEFLEKLMPQYPMPVVVVSALSDKVFEALNAGAVDFVTKPTGVNGLDGFINELIVKVKISSVAKVSHHKNDYRNNVLNTNTNIIKKDVIIAIGASTGGTEAIADIISALPIEMPGIVIVQHMPPVFTKMYAERLNASCKMEVKEAETGDEIISGRVLIAPGDKHLKINKKGNSYIVECFNGDKVNGHKPSVDVLFNSVAEKVGRSAIGIILTGMGYDGAKGLLNMKQKGAITIGQDEKSCVVYGMPKVAYDIGAVLKQVSLKNIPQAIYSIINKR
- a CDS encoding methyl-accepting chemotaxis protein, with amino-acid sequence MSWFNELKIKNKISMVFIVIIAMESILFTVAYKGMGNITSIKELQNNMIIFLLFFIIITIALGLLLINLICKPMKKLNSIAKSIQNGNFNEYIDVEANDEIGELANSFKIILKNINNLVDDSNLILKSVKKGDFDINLDKSKYNGAWKEISENNLTTTNIFIKNIKTTSDYISKISNGEISNKYNQEEVGEFNIAKNNINQLIDNLNAFIGDIHWFKETIKKGNTRDKIDISKFQGIYKDIVESINDTTWVSMDVFIKLFEVLKAYSKGDFSVELEKFPGRYGLVNEHVEDLRQNLLNISKEQINIANEIKQGDLSKRVDASKFSGSWAEMIGGINGIIDAFVDPITITADYVKRIGNGEVPDKIEKIYHGEFNQIKNNLNLLVDTLNMFVKDVNWMNETFKLGNTRDKIDVSKFNGVYKQMAQSVNDGMWISVEALIKIFAVLKSYSEGDFSVELEKLPGRYGIANESLNNLKINILKVVAEEIRVLEAAADGNLQIRGESEEFTGSFKELINIINKAIDAFGKPIREIDNALNEMAKGNLDIDVENSYSGDYASIINALNSSIQTINEVFTDINISANDVAVGSSQVSDGSQALSQGATEQASAIEQLTSSITEVAAQTKENAINANQAKDLALKVKENAEEGNRHMSEMLKSMSEINESSANISKIIKVIDEIAFQTNILALNAAVEAARAGQHGKGFAVVAEEVRNLAARSANAAKETTALIEGSIKKSEKGTEIANETAKALYEIVGGVSKAATLVAEIAASSNEQATGISQINLGIEQVSQVVQTNSATAEESAAASEELSSQSELLKERVSSFKLKNSNENFGSSLNNGSKNYKNKQYYSRENNVAFKEVAVTSNKPKIALSDKEFGKY
- a CDS encoding CheR family methyltransferase; translation: MAFTYFFRDLQTLEVIRDYALPYLSSKQYINIWDAGCAMGQEPYSLSMILCENLGYMYFRNVEILATDIDESNLFENIISEGSYPEEQIQRIPKDIFNAYFKPDDKDGYFKLNEEIRKSVTFQKHDLLSLSPPKKDFGLIICKNVLLHFNEEQRIKVIKMYYDSLIEGGYLAMEQTQKLPKEVQHLFEPVVSNAQVFKKR